The following are encoded in a window of Candidatus Electrothrix rattekaaiensis genomic DNA:
- the tnpA gene encoding IS200/IS605 family transposase, which translates to MSHSYISCHIHYVFSTQSREPWITPDIRERLFRYMSGTARKHKMASLRIGGTEDHIHQLVSLPSTLSVVKAVQLIKGNSSKWIHETFPQHQHFSWQEGYGGFSVSVSQLDRIIAYIDNQQEHHRFSSFEEEFLLLLKKHRTEYDERYVFG; encoded by the coding sequence ATGTCACATTCATATATCAGTTGCCACATCCATTATGTGTTCAGCACCCAAAGCCGAGAACCCTGGATCACACCGGACATCCGCGAACGCCTGTTCAGATATATGAGCGGAACAGCACGGAAACATAAGATGGCCTCATTACGGATCGGTGGCACGGAAGATCATATTCATCAGTTGGTCTCCCTTCCGTCAACCCTGTCCGTGGTAAAGGCGGTCCAACTTATCAAGGGCAATTCCTCAAAATGGATTCACGAGACCTTTCCACAACACCAACATTTTTCCTGGCAGGAAGGCTATGGCGGATTCAGCGTCAGTGTCTCGCAGCTTGACCGGATCATCGCCTATATTGATAACCAACAGGAGCACCATCGTTTCAGCTCCTTTGAAGAAGAGTTCTTGCTATTGCTGAAAAAACATCGGACCGAATACGATGAACGATATGTGTTCGGATAA